A single Klebsiella variicola DNA region contains:
- the tatC gene encoding Sec-independent protein translocase subunit TatC: protein MGVDDTQPLISHLIELRKRLLNSIIAILVIFLALVYFANDIYQLVSAPLISKMPVGATMIATDVASPFFTPIKLTFMVSVILSVPIILYQVWAFVAPALYKHERRLVVPLLVSSTLLFYIGMAFAYFVVFPLAFGFLTHAAPEGVLVSTDIRSYLDFVMALFMAFGVSFEVPVAIVLLCWMGVTTPEELRKKRPYVLVGAFVVGMLLTPPDVFSQTLLAIPMYCLFEVGVFFARFYTGKRLTRDDDAAAEAEAAEHREE, encoded by the coding sequence ATGGGCGTAGACGATACACAACCGCTAATTTCGCATCTGATTGAGCTGCGCAAGCGTCTGCTCAACAGCATCATTGCTATCCTGGTGATCTTCCTGGCGCTGGTCTATTTCGCCAATGATATCTACCAGCTGGTCTCGGCCCCGCTTATCAGCAAGATGCCGGTAGGCGCGACGATGATCGCCACTGATGTCGCTTCACCTTTCTTTACGCCGATAAAGCTGACCTTCATGGTGTCGGTGATCCTGTCAGTGCCGATTATTCTTTACCAGGTATGGGCCTTCGTCGCGCCGGCGCTGTATAAGCACGAGCGCCGGCTGGTGGTGCCTTTACTGGTATCCAGTACGCTGCTGTTCTATATCGGCATGGCTTTCGCTTATTTTGTCGTGTTTCCGCTGGCGTTCGGCTTCCTGACCCATGCTGCCCCAGAGGGGGTGCTGGTCTCGACCGATATCCGCAGCTATCTCGACTTCGTGATGGCGCTGTTTATGGCTTTCGGGGTCTCTTTTGAGGTACCGGTCGCCATTGTGCTGCTCTGCTGGATGGGCGTTACTACGCCGGAAGAACTGCGCAAAAAACGGCCGTATGTGCTGGTGGGCGCCTTCGTGGTGGGCATGCTGCTGACACCGCCGGACGTATTCTCGCAGACGCTGCTGGCCATTCCGATGTACTGTCTGTTTGAAGTCGGGGTGTTCTTCGCCCGCTTCTACACCGGGAAGCGCCTGACGCGTGATGACGACGCTGCGGCCGAAGCTGAAGCCGCGGAGCACAGAGAAGAGTAA
- the tatD gene encoding 3'-5' ssDNA/RNA exonuclease TatD, which translates to MGAIMFDIGVNLTSSQFSRDHDEVVARARAAGVHGMLLTGTNLPESQQAQRMASHYSGCWSTAGVHPHDGSSWSPAVAEAIYTLAREPQVVAIGECGLDFNRNFSTPQEQEAAFSAQLALAAELSMPVFLHCRDAHDRFLALLKPWLEKIPGAVLHCFTGSRSEVQECLDLGLFIGITGWVCDERRGLELRELLPAIPAERLLLETDAPYLLPRDLKPRPASRRNEPAYLPHILASVASWRGEETQWLEAQTDANVRTLFGIDVNGV; encoded by the coding sequence ATGGGAGCGATCATGTTTGATATCGGCGTTAATCTCACCAGTTCGCAGTTTTCCCGCGACCATGATGAGGTGGTGGCGCGCGCCCGGGCGGCGGGGGTTCACGGCATGCTGCTGACCGGCACAAATTTGCCGGAGAGCCAGCAGGCCCAGAGAATGGCGAGCCATTATTCCGGTTGCTGGTCCACGGCAGGGGTTCATCCCCATGACGGCAGCAGCTGGTCGCCAGCGGTCGCCGAGGCGATTTATACCCTCGCCCGCGAGCCACAGGTGGTGGCGATAGGTGAGTGCGGTCTGGATTTCAACCGTAATTTCTCCACGCCGCAGGAGCAGGAGGCAGCGTTCAGCGCCCAGCTGGCGCTGGCCGCTGAGCTGTCGATGCCGGTGTTTTTACACTGCCGCGACGCCCACGACCGGTTTCTGGCGTTGCTTAAACCCTGGCTTGAGAAGATCCCGGGCGCGGTGCTGCACTGCTTTACCGGCAGCCGCAGCGAGGTGCAGGAATGCCTGGATCTGGGCCTGTTTATCGGTATTACCGGTTGGGTATGCGATGAGCGGCGGGGACTGGAGCTGCGCGAGCTGCTGCCGGCGATCCCGGCGGAACGTCTGCTGCTGGAGACCGATGCGCCTTATCTGCTGCCTCGCGACCTCAAGCCGAGACCGGCCTCGCGGCGTAACGAGCCCGCGTATTTGCCGCATATCCTGGCCAGCGTCGCGAGCTGGCGGGGCGAAGAGACGCAATGGCTGGAGGCGCAAACGGACGCAAACGTCAGGACGCTGTTTGGCATCGACGTTAACGGCGTTTAG
- the tatA gene encoding Sec-independent protein translocase subunit TatA — MGGISIWQLLIVVVIVVLLFGTKKLSSLGSDLGASIKGFKKAMSDDDKPEKSAPDADFTAKTIADKQDDAKKDETKRHDKEQV, encoded by the coding sequence ATGGGTGGTATCAGTATTTGGCAGTTATTAATTGTTGTCGTCATCGTAGTTCTGCTTTTTGGGACGAAGAAGCTGAGCTCACTGGGGTCAGACTTAGGGGCATCTATCAAAGGCTTTAAAAAAGCCATGAGTGATGATGATAAACCCGAAAAGTCGGCGCCAGACGCAGATTTCACGGCGAAAACCATCGCCGATAAACAGGATGATGCAAAAAAAGACGAGACAAAACGCCACGACAAAGAGCAGGTGTAA
- the tatB gene encoding Sec-independent protein translocase protein TatB has product MFDIGFSELLLVFVIGLIVLGPQRLPVAVKTVVGWIRTLRSLATTVQNELAQELKLQEFQESLKKVEKASLNNLTPELKASMDELREAAESMKRSYSAHDPEKASDEANTILNPVVKGSEAQRQDVTPATAEHQASAPAHAPDPVADEQPASPAELPAEKTSATAAAPHSSPASSDKP; this is encoded by the coding sequence GTGTTCGATATTGGTTTTAGTGAACTACTGCTGGTGTTTGTGATTGGCCTCATTGTTCTGGGGCCACAGCGGCTTCCCGTCGCGGTTAAAACGGTGGTTGGCTGGATCCGTACGCTACGCTCGCTGGCGACCACGGTACAAAATGAGCTGGCCCAGGAGCTAAAACTGCAGGAGTTCCAGGAGAGCCTCAAGAAGGTGGAAAAGGCCAGCCTGAATAACCTGACGCCGGAGCTGAAAGCCTCCATGGATGAACTGCGCGAGGCCGCGGAGTCGATGAAGCGCTCCTATAGCGCCCACGATCCTGAAAAGGCCAGCGACGAAGCCAATACCATCCTTAATCCGGTGGTGAAAGGCAGTGAAGCGCAGCGCCAGGACGTCACGCCGGCGACGGCAGAACATCAGGCCAGCGCTCCGGCTCATGCGCCGGATCCTGTCGCCGATGAGCAACCCGCTTCACCGGCTGAACTTCCGGCAGAGAAAACATCCGCTACGGCGGCAGCCCCTCATTCTTCCCCCGCATCGAGTGATAAACCGTAA